The nucleotide window ATTGCCTACGTTTGATTTAACATGCATTGTCGGTAAAACTTACAAAGTCAGAATTACGATACACTAGACAGAATACTATATGTAGTGAGAGACAGTGCTGCAGTTAAAGGTTTGCAGAgttttttttgcagtgaaaaaataATACCAGTTGAAGGCTAAATGCTTCTACGTCAGAGGTTCAGATCCCGTCATGCCTTAATGTGTGTCTCTTTATTCGTTCTGCTTCTTTgaataaaaaaggttttatatTGTCACACCTCTGAATAGATTGTTTGCCGactgtaaaatgtaataaaattgtTAGACGTTCCGAACACATTTATGTGTACacgtgaatgtgtgtgtgtaaagtgtcTTCTTACAGCTGAAGTCTCTTTTGTGCCGTTGCAAGACAGGTTGGGATTTGAGACACGTCGACATGACTGATCTGCCCCCTTCACTGCCCATGAATTTGCAAAGTCATAACTGTCCTCTGTTAGAaatcctgaaaacacacacacacacacaaacgagTTGACAGATTTCTCCTTAATCTCATCCTACCACTACTGTTTCTCTTGCTTTTACATTGTTATCTTTTTCCTGTACTCAGCTGCTTCTCTTCCTGTTGCTGAGTGCTGGTGATAATTTCCTAGATTCCAAGAATAATGAACTCTCCCTAGTTCCTCTTTCAAACATTCACATATCCACACTGTTATTGACTTTTGTCGCTACACATCCCCCCCAAATGATATTACCTTCTTGAGCTGTATATTCATCAGCTGATACAGAGTTGAAGTTGCCACAGAGGCCACATGTGTGGTTGGTGCGGTGTTTGGTTAGTGTCAGGGCGACGTTGGCTGCATTATCAATAGTAACAGTGAAACCAAATTCTTCACTCGTGAGTTTATAAAAGCCGAGGTCTGAGCCCACAAAAACAGCGTGAGATGCATAGGGCAGAGATAATCTACAaaaaaggacacacacaaacagatcaaGCTTCTCCATATAATCACTGTTTAGAGTGATTCTTTTCTGCAATAAGTcaatattaatacacacatactTGATTATTTTTGCACAAAAACTTATATTACAAAAACCTTTTTTCTCCTTGTGAGAGTCGTCCGTCTACAGACAGGTGCAGCTCAAAGGCGTCCCCCAGAAACAGAGTGACTCCAGTTCTTTTGCCATTGACAAAATCACCTGCAGATTGAacacaacatgcattttaccTCTCATTCACTGCTACGTCAAATCtttaactgacaaaaacaagcatttttaaaatgatgatcTTTGAATCTTCAGAAAATCAAAAGGGAGCATAAATGAGTAAGCTATTTCAGATGTCTGATACACAGTACTCCTACAGTAGAGGTGCATGCATTGTTTCAGCACATGCATCCCAGTGAGAATCAGACCCATGGCAGTGGCTATGCACAAGCCGCTGAGCTACACTCGATGTGCATC belongs to Micropterus dolomieu isolate WLL.071019.BEF.003 ecotype Adirondacks unplaced genomic scaffold, ASM2129224v1 contig_3426, whole genome shotgun sequence and includes:
- the LOC123964582 gene encoding von Willebrand factor-like, giving the protein MTGRCSLFGRHYIHTFDGVLYEFPGDCSYLLAGDCNHRSFTLLGDFVNGKRTGVTLFLGDAFELHLSVDGRLSQGEKRLSLPYASHAVFVGSDLGFYKLTSEEFGFTVTIDNAANVALTLTKHRTNHTCGLCGNFNSVSADEYTAQEGFLTEDSYDFANSWAVKGADQSCRRVSNPNLSCNGTKETSA